The Candidatus Sysuiplasma jiujiangense genome includes a window with the following:
- a CDS encoding superoxide dismutase, translating into MARQKYAAVPLKYKEVEGISAKTFAEHFKLYEGYVNKTNEIYEKIAGNFADPSKSAGTYSEYGEAKRQLSFTLGGMWNHKLYFGDFEDGRGTKPSDGLQMAMTEDFGSFDKWKEDFVATGMAARGWAMLCYGLDDGHLHNVVLDAQNAGFPATVVPVILMDVYEHAYFIDYGTARKPYVEAFFKNINWNRISKRFEKCVRMHKVWSE; encoded by the coding sequence TTGGCAAGACAGAAATATGCAGCAGTGCCTCTGAAATACAAGGAAGTAGAAGGCATTTCGGCAAAAACATTCGCGGAACATTTCAAACTGTACGAAGGATACGTGAACAAGACAAACGAGATTTATGAAAAGATAGCAGGAAATTTTGCAGACCCGTCAAAATCTGCAGGCACATACAGTGAGTATGGAGAGGCAAAGAGGCAGCTTTCATTCACCCTCGGCGGAATGTGGAATCACAAGCTTTATTTTGGAGACTTTGAAGACGGAAGGGGTACAAAACCCTCTGACGGGCTGCAGATGGCGATGACAGAGGATTTCGGTTCATTTGACAAGTGGAAGGAAGACTTTGTAGCTACCGGAATGGCAGCAAGAGGATGGGCAATGCTTTGCTATGGCCTTGATGATGGGCACCTTCACAATGTTGTTCTTGATGCTCAGAATGCCGGCTTTCCGGCAACAGTCGTACCCGTGATCCTTATGGATGTTTACGAGCATGCTTATTTCATAGACTACGGTACAGCGAGAAAGCCGTATGTAGAGGCGTTCTTCAAGAACATAAACTGGAACAGGATTTCAAAAAGATTTGAAAAGTGTGTCAGAATGCACAAGGTATGGAGCGAGTGA
- a CDS encoding DUF835 domain-containing protein translates to MRIFRKSGKWSGRPKFASEILALSETAGNGADTEKHTAKADRLFVDREGNVSIFETSLIEDNVIAKGDLWVGKNATVSGRIQVEGDLIMEANSRILGSAFVKGSAHFKENAVIAGEVDIVGAVYRGNNPPEHMFRNRRRGLHAMQFKSSMETAGVENEIDRLIDTEKLQTGTLVIVQERKTDLSYGLIRKFAGAGTACMIIGREPPERVRSVRMIDIEDEQVLWLTTLVGRRCVNPTHLGSIQNTIGHFIDSSIRGIILVDGIEYLISNNGFDAVLKFINKIEDMIITTGTTVVVSIDPRTLDAMHLALFERGAETIYRQDTSEQDEESGGEIEERLKEETVRRQQLEDRLDEYLSRIENAIMAVKAGTQISSEDHILSINELEDAKEVIRQEIGRLEEKLKQREIELVRVLEQRIESHEVKTDKDTKMEEMERQLRDNSELLLKAVLLAEKLSLKGRGESTVGREKEIDLK, encoded by the coding sequence ATGCGCATATTCAGAAAATCCGGAAAGTGGTCCGGCCGGCCGAAGTTTGCATCTGAAATTCTGGCACTGAGTGAAACCGCAGGGAATGGCGCTGATACAGAAAAACATACAGCGAAGGCGGACAGGCTTTTTGTTGACAGGGAAGGGAATGTGAGCATTTTCGAGACTTCGTTGATTGAAGACAATGTTATCGCGAAGGGTGATCTCTGGGTGGGAAAAAATGCAACCGTAAGCGGCAGGATACAGGTTGAGGGAGACCTCATCATGGAGGCGAATTCCAGGATCCTGGGTTCTGCATTTGTTAAGGGTTCCGCGCATTTCAAAGAGAACGCAGTGATAGCTGGGGAAGTAGACATCGTCGGTGCGGTGTACCGCGGAAACAATCCTCCGGAACACATGTTCAGAAACAGGCGAAGGGGGCTGCACGCAATGCAGTTTAAGTCCAGCATGGAAACTGCAGGCGTGGAAAATGAAATTGACAGGCTTATTGACACCGAAAAGCTCCAGACGGGGACGCTTGTCATTGTACAGGAAAGGAAGACAGACCTTTCCTACGGACTGATCAGGAAGTTTGCCGGAGCAGGAACTGCCTGCATGATAATAGGAAGGGAGCCGCCGGAGAGGGTACGATCCGTCAGGATGATTGATATCGAGGATGAACAGGTTTTATGGCTTACGACACTGGTAGGAAGAAGGTGCGTGAACCCGACACACCTCGGCTCGATACAGAATACCATAGGTCATTTCATTGACTCAAGCATCAGGGGAATTATTCTGGTTGACGGCATAGAGTACCTGATTTCAAATAACGGCTTTGATGCAGTATTGAAGTTCATAAACAAGATTGAAGACATGATAATAACGACCGGAACAACAGTTGTAGTTTCGATAGATCCCAGGACACTTGATGCGATGCATCTTGCGCTGTTTGAGAGGGGTGCGGAAACCATTTACAGGCAGGATACATCAGAGCAGGATGAAGAATCCGGTGGCGAAATTGAGGAGAGGCTGAAAGAGGAAACAGTGAGAAGACAGCAGCTTGAGGACAGGCTGGACGAATATCTTTCAAGGATCGAGAATGCGATTATGGCCGTTAAGGCAGGAACGCAGATAAGTTCGGAAGACCATATCCTCAGCATAAATGAGCTCGAGGATGCCAAGGAAGTGATCAGGCAGGAGATCGGCAGACTGGAGGAGAAACTGAAACAGCGGGAAATTGAACTTGTCCGTGTGCTGGAGCAAAGGATAGAATCGCATGAGGTGAAGACTGATAAAGATACAAAGATGGAGGAAATGGAAAGGCAGCTCAGGGACAATTCAGAGCTTCTGCTGAAAGCAGTGCTTCTGGCGGAAAAACTTTCACTGAAAGGAAGAGGAGAAAGCACGGTCGGTCGCGAGAAGGAAATAGATTTGAAATGA
- a CDS encoding orotate phosphoribosyltransferase-like protein, protein MVDVKELASRAIELHRKGLKPVEIGDELHLSPDTVSYLLEEGMEGTLPPSDVKIGWRSIGINPRRIRLVSEVLADITTEELRNHDTSADGIVGIAINGVLFAYSVAEILGKELIVYRPPSERGNSAVGAFSSNYAGIKGKNLVIVDDVLSTGHAMECSIRDIKDAGGKPVAAAVMVNKSSLNEIAGVPLRGMIRARSIGGTILGGGALRSYAYK, encoded by the coding sequence ATGGTGGACGTAAAGGAACTTGCCTCAAGAGCAATTGAGCTGCACAGGAAGGGGCTCAAGCCGGTGGAAATCGGAGACGAACTGCATCTCAGCCCCGATACCGTCAGTTACCTTCTTGAAGAGGGGATGGAAGGTACCCTGCCTCCTTCGGATGTAAAGATAGGATGGCGATCCATCGGCATAAATCCCAGGCGGATAAGGCTTGTTTCCGAGGTTCTGGCAGATATAACGACCGAAGAATTGAGGAATCACGATACAAGTGCCGATGGAATAGTCGGAATTGCGATAAACGGCGTGCTCTTTGCATACTCCGTCGCTGAAATACTGGGAAAGGAGCTGATTGTATACAGACCGCCCTCGGAGAGGGGCAATTCTGCGGTTGGTGCGTTCAGTTCGAACTATGCGGGAATAAAGGGTAAGAATCTAGTCATAGTTGACGATGTTCTGTCAACGGGCCATGCGATGGAATGTTCAATAAGAGATATAAAAGACGCAGGCGGCAAACCCGTAGCCGCGGCTGTTATGGTGAATAAGAGCAGCCTCAACGAAATCGCCGGTGTCCCTCTGAGGGGCATGATCAGGGCAAGATCAATTGGAGGAACAATCCTGGGCGGAGGGGCGCTCAGGTCATATGCATATAAATAG
- a CDS encoding carboxypeptidase regulatory-like domain-containing protein: protein MSNNENTVKKKDVTGTEAPSGSSRRFRRFYQAMSGVDWRIVSALALFVLLGAYLRIYFDFSQAIVSGYPGLSGGSDADYYFRVLRYALVTGHQLEFDPLLNYPLGSKNPFLPFYVWTTVLAAWIISFLFHLPLITSIYSTKLSAGVVAYVLMSALSGIISIIVAYYIGKELFDRHTGLLAAGLMAFMPSIVSESTVGFGVHDPFILMMAGFFFFFYFRSLNTIAGNRWVERWTKKQSFRPDFASIRTGIAGYASTNRKSLIYALMAGIVLASIANAWEGYSYLLVIVSLFYLVQSFIYKFKNRDTLALTATWTVVGLSLLVFSLPIYFLGGHIYPWYIVAVAFFFGTLVFGAIYTVARDVPWLSLLTGLVISVLVVVAAAELLDKPLIHTLVGDILLAQSYFIKTTVYTTIAEALAPPFSLLALSLGGSIFFIAFAELAYIFYLSRRKISDSMTLFVVWSIIAVFMAVSTVRFVLDATTVFVVLGGRGLVSLIRWADFGEVKKGYQTYGFSVSGTRKSVKMKHVIVLFLVVSIVILPLIWSGIDAGTPETMKQQLNTEVYNIVPGFLRPSGYTNNGSSVYYFGAFGYSLSTLNDYFPAAWEWLYQHNENITPASQRPAYLSWWDYGSASITKAGLPAVADDFQQGYHFASAVLFSQNETQLIALLSARVAYGYYVKYGYLPQNITTVLSSYGLNSSFILSVYRNPGQFTSTVLANPTVYGPFASNAAPQNIMWAVLMATISKIGLNNTVTLYQQLSSITHYYIGYFSVDTRLFPFSATDTGVFYAPALLGGRPMAGPTVYNIPYNYYTLNATSTTGVNYPLQSIPPNTQIVNYSINYQPMFYNMTLYRFFMGYSAYDLTHQNLQGIPALSGSFLSVPSLQNLQPLPGWMMSHFFMAYRTAYYNPYPIQYVKDHPNAWQAIDVATALKLFKQDPNNQNYTVDLSPQSDYGNGIVIMQYYPGAFINGTVLFRDGQPASGVRATVLDQWGIPHDIAYTNKRGQYSLIAPPGNDTVVFSTGPLSSPQSVVAGIGQVIGEQTYNVSNSEAMRYNVINATTGLPAFNIQASPMQLNATSVSGYVFFDSSRSGTYVPGQSSLLGNVTVRIVNTTTGQSYNTSAADGHYEFNSILPGEYQFYLVKGNSVIQTQNVTTISYSTNTTQNIPVYPGTVSGQVMFPDGSPLTGAYVTLAGVHNGISSVVESASNGSFSFERVLPGNYTLTLSGGSTSAVYGAFVRSFNTTSVNIIAQTPSSIYGRAFAAGSSASFATIYFYSNEQGIRPYIIRTGAGGYYNSTIGSGNYTVYSIYYLNSVKYVLMESLQVLPGVHSLLNFTFSRAIPLSGTVYMASGVPASFARIYLQNGNASLSVYSDSKGNYSALLPAGTYSVWISAKIGSALGQVTISGSGMAMDFTLQNSRLYQGDVNFNSGGSAHYIAGSHMVIDYNGLKYSYYSGILGNYSFYLPDGFSFGLNLSAFGMHQVNYTLLPSTPLTSDISMIPVAVTVTGSVHASQALPAGSEITFASVSNSSINQSFPVSQGRYTATLNPGVYDATITNYSSSTVEFTVGGASTLNVGIGSGLTTFNISVNTLYNLTVSFAYPSGSGISSSQALTRLDLFSSSLPQPIAIDGYSSGRAVYVPSGVYTIYAYSAVSGSIFAYLSRFNVSSPVALSFQLSYAYNLSGKATYGGSTLSSSESVTVTMLNTGASVTAAVQSNGTFSVSLPPSTYSVNVTFPTTMQLNGTTVYVVYYGNKTISLASSVFTSINTLRFDDNASVSGTVSWYYGSAAKASVTFTAINGMGRNQTAVTTSQGSYFVSLQPGKYLVSAVSGSPLGSNYTTISVTVGQSANLNLTLAESYNITGPVTVAGARSVNPVIVFSRGGTSISVPSFSGSYSVVLPAGNYSVTSNYSFSSQGTVYRYAYEGNMTVSSSLYNPVTLNIQPYHSLKLKLLSVSRTPDTTGFSQVTLQLKNDGDVPSSFAMRIASNGWAGTFSPLAGTLGTGNNSTAIVTASLYPTSGVGGGNSTVYLQAYSTATDTISTASVQISVPSVYTFYSKFDFYQYEQQGRVFAVNLLVFNTGNAAANFTASISNFAELSQEGWTGGISTAESGPFNSGSVTFSVPAGQNQSITISLTASSSTTPDMVPISFTVTNSNTNKSASMAVPISLPSPVVTLSGIKVSGHGASPTPLPLFTERRGVIIFLFAAFVIFDVYLAKKKRLIR from the coding sequence ATGTCAAATAATGAAAACACTGTTAAAAAGAAAGATGTCACTGGAACTGAGGCGCCCAGTGGATCATCCCGGAGATTCCGCAGGTTCTACCAGGCGATGTCGGGCGTTGACTGGCGCATCGTTTCAGCGCTCGCTCTTTTCGTTCTGCTGGGCGCATATCTCCGCATCTATTTCGACTTTTCGCAGGCCATCGTTTCTGGATATCCAGGACTGTCCGGCGGATCTGATGCCGATTACTACTTCCGGGTTCTCAGGTACGCCCTTGTTACTGGCCATCAGCTCGAATTTGATCCGCTGCTGAATTATCCGTTGGGATCAAAGAATCCGTTTCTGCCGTTTTATGTCTGGACCACGGTGCTTGCCGCCTGGATAATCTCCTTCCTGTTCCACCTGCCTCTGATAACATCAATCTATTCGACAAAGCTCTCTGCTGGCGTGGTCGCATACGTCCTGATGTCTGCATTATCCGGCATCATTTCAATTATAGTCGCTTATTACATTGGAAAGGAGCTGTTCGACAGGCATACAGGTCTCCTTGCTGCGGGTCTGATGGCATTCATGCCGTCAATTGTTTCAGAGAGCACGGTTGGTTTCGGCGTCCATGATCCGTTCATTCTAATGATGGCCGGCTTTTTCTTCTTCTTTTACTTCCGTTCGCTTAACACGATAGCCGGCAACAGATGGGTGGAGAGATGGACTAAGAAACAATCATTCAGGCCGGATTTCGCGTCAATCAGGACAGGGATTGCAGGCTATGCCTCGACCAACAGGAAATCACTGATATATGCATTGATGGCCGGAATCGTGCTCGCATCTATAGCCAACGCCTGGGAAGGCTATTCATATCTCCTGGTAATTGTTTCACTCTTCTACCTTGTGCAGTCATTCATCTATAAGTTCAAGAACAGGGATACACTCGCGCTCACCGCAACCTGGACGGTCGTCGGTCTGTCGCTCCTTGTGTTTTCCCTTCCGATTTATTTCCTCGGTGGCCACATTTATCCCTGGTACATCGTTGCTGTCGCATTCTTCTTCGGAACTCTTGTTTTTGGTGCTATTTACACGGTTGCGAGAGACGTGCCATGGCTGTCACTACTCACGGGTCTTGTCATATCCGTCCTGGTTGTTGTCGCGGCTGCGGAACTTCTGGACAAGCCTCTGATACACACCCTCGTAGGGGACATACTTCTCGCACAGAGCTATTTCATAAAAACGACCGTCTACACAACAATTGCTGAAGCGCTCGCTCCGCCTTTCAGCCTTCTTGCGCTTTCCCTTGGCGGTTCAATTTTCTTCATTGCTTTTGCCGAACTGGCGTATATATTCTACCTTTCAAGGAGAAAAATCTCAGATTCAATGACGCTGTTTGTGGTGTGGTCGATAATCGCTGTCTTCATGGCTGTTTCCACGGTACGTTTCGTACTCGATGCTACAACAGTATTCGTTGTTCTGGGCGGCAGGGGACTTGTTTCCCTGATCAGATGGGCCGATTTCGGAGAGGTGAAGAAAGGATACCAGACCTACGGCTTTTCGGTCAGCGGCACGAGAAAAAGTGTCAAAATGAAGCATGTCATTGTTTTGTTCCTGGTGGTAAGTATTGTCATACTTCCACTCATCTGGTCCGGCATCGATGCAGGGACACCGGAGACAATGAAGCAACAGCTGAACACGGAAGTTTACAATATAGTCCCAGGCTTCCTGAGACCATCGGGTTACACAAACAACGGCAGTTCAGTCTACTACTTCGGTGCATTCGGCTACAGCCTTTCCACACTCAATGATTACTTCCCTGCCGCATGGGAATGGCTCTATCAGCATAATGAAAATATCACTCCAGCGTCCCAGCGCCCTGCATATCTGAGCTGGTGGGATTATGGAAGCGCATCTATTACCAAAGCTGGCCTGCCGGCTGTTGCAGACGACTTCCAGCAGGGATATCATTTTGCGTCCGCAGTCCTGTTCAGCCAGAATGAAACCCAGCTTATTGCTCTGCTTTCCGCAAGGGTGGCGTACGGCTACTACGTGAAATACGGCTATCTTCCGCAGAATATCACCACTGTGCTGAGCAGCTACGGATTGAACAGCAGCTTCATTCTCTCAGTTTACAGGAATCCCGGCCAGTTCACAAGTACGGTCCTGGCGAATCCCACTGTATACGGCCCCTTCGCATCCAATGCCGCCCCGCAGAATATAATGTGGGCGGTTCTGATGGCGACAATTTCAAAGATCGGTCTGAACAATACCGTTACCCTTTACCAGCAGCTTTCAAGTATAACCCATTATTACATTGGCTATTTCTCTGTCGACACCAGGCTCTTCCCCTTCAGCGCAACCGACACGGGTGTTTTCTATGCACCTGCACTTCTCGGTGGAAGGCCGATGGCAGGACCGACCGTTTACAATATACCTTACAACTACTACACTTTGAATGCAACTTCGACCACAGGTGTAAACTACCCGCTGCAGAGCATTCCGCCGAATACACAGATTGTCAATTATTCAATCAATTATCAGCCGATGTTCTATAACATGACACTGTACAGGTTTTTCATGGGATACAGTGCGTACGATCTGACGCATCAGAATCTTCAGGGAATCCCCGCTCTGTCAGGCAGTTTCCTGTCTGTTCCGTCTCTCCAGAATCTGCAGCCGCTTCCCGGATGGATGATGTCGCATTTCTTCATGGCGTACAGGACGGCGTATTACAACCCGTATCCGATACAGTATGTCAAGGACCATCCAAATGCCTGGCAGGCAATCGACGTTGCCACCGCACTCAAGCTTTTCAAGCAGGATCCGAACAACCAGAACTATACTGTTGACCTGAGTCCCCAGAGCGACTACGGCAACGGTATAGTTATAATGCAATATTACCCAGGCGCTTTCATAAACGGCACCGTGCTGTTTAGAGACGGCCAGCCGGCATCAGGTGTCCGCGCCACGGTGCTGGACCAGTGGGGAATACCACACGATATAGCTTACACCAATAAGAGAGGCCAGTATTCCCTCATTGCACCCCCGGGGAACGATACTGTGGTCTTTTCAACCGGTCCGCTGAGTTCCCCGCAATCGGTTGTTGCAGGCATCGGGCAGGTCATCGGGGAGCAGACATACAACGTCAGCAACTCAGAAGCCATGCGCTATAATGTCATCAATGCCACAACAGGCCTCCCTGCATTCAACATACAAGCCAGTCCAATGCAGCTGAATGCCACTTCAGTAAGCGGCTACGTGTTCTTCGACAGCAGCAGGTCAGGAACTTATGTCCCCGGCCAGAGCTCTCTTCTCGGCAACGTAACAGTCAGGATTGTAAATACTACGACCGGCCAGTCGTATAACACAAGTGCTGCAGATGGCCACTACGAGTTCAATTCAATCCTTCCCGGCGAATATCAGTTCTACCTGGTGAAGGGAAACTCCGTTATTCAAACACAGAATGTCACCACAATTTCTTATTCCACGAATACCACACAGAACATTCCAGTTTACCCTGGAACAGTTTCCGGTCAGGTGATGTTCCCTGACGGCTCTCCGCTGACGGGTGCTTATGTGACGCTGGCAGGCGTCCACAACGGCATTTCCTCCGTGGTCGAATCCGCATCGAATGGCAGTTTCTCATTTGAGCGGGTTCTCCCCGGGAATTACACTCTGACGCTTTCCGGCGGAAGCACATCCGCCGTATACGGTGCATTCGTGCGTTCCTTCAATACAACATCTGTAAACATAATTGCCCAGACGCCTTCCAGCATTTACGGTAGGGCTTTTGCAGCCGGCTCGTCCGCCTCCTTTGCAACGATATACTTTTACAGCAACGAACAGGGCATAAGGCCTTACATCATCAGAACGGGTGCAGGCGGATATTACAACTCAACCATCGGGTCAGGCAACTATACAGTCTACTCTATTTATTATCTGAATTCTGTAAAGTACGTTCTCATGGAATCGCTGCAAGTGCTGCCCGGTGTGCATTCACTGCTCAATTTCACTTTCTCCCGGGCGATTCCCCTGTCCGGGACTGTCTATATGGCCAGTGGGGTTCCAGCCTCGTTTGCCAGAATTTACCTGCAGAACGGTAATGCATCGCTGTCTGTCTATTCAGACAGCAAAGGAAATTACTCTGCTCTTCTTCCGGCCGGTACCTATTCGGTATGGATTTCAGCGAAGATCGGGTCGGCGCTCGGCCAGGTGACAATTTCCGGTAGCGGAATGGCTATGGATTTTACCCTTCAAAATTCGAGACTTTACCAGGGCGATGTCAATTTCAACAGCGGCGGCTCAGCTCATTACATTGCCGGCTCGCACATGGTTATCGACTACAACGGCCTCAAGTATTCATACTACTCGGGGATTCTCGGTAACTATTCATTCTACCTTCCTGATGGTTTCTCATTCGGACTCAACCTTTCAGCATTTGGAATGCATCAGGTCAATTACACGCTTCTTCCCTCAACTCCGCTTACCAGCGATATTTCGATGATACCCGTTGCAGTTACAGTTACAGGCAGTGTACATGCATCGCAGGCGCTTCCGGCGGGTTCCGAAATAACCTTTGCTTCGGTGTCCAATTCCTCAATCAATCAGAGTTTTCCTGTTTCGCAGGGGCGCTACACGGCAACGTTGAATCCCGGCGTATACGATGCGACTATTACCAATTACAGCAGCAGCACGGTGGAATTTACAGTGGGCGGTGCATCAACGCTGAACGTGGGCATCGGCAGCGGTCTGACGACCTTTAACATTTCAGTAAATACCTTATATAATCTTACGGTCAGTTTTGCGTACCCGTCAGGCTCCGGAATCAGCAGCAGTCAGGCTCTGACCAGACTCGATTTGTTCAGTTCGTCGCTGCCTCAGCCTATTGCAATCGACGGTTACAGTTCTGGGAGGGCAGTGTATGTGCCGTCAGGTGTCTATACCATATACGCTTATTCTGCAGTTTCAGGCAGCATTTTTGCCTATCTTTCCAGATTCAATGTCTCATCGCCTGTAGCTCTTTCTTTCCAGCTGTCTTATGCATACAACCTCAGTGGAAAGGCAACCTATGGCGGCAGCACACTTTCATCCTCTGAATCGGTCACAGTAACGATGCTCAACACAGGAGCATCTGTTACTGCGGCCGTACAGTCGAACGGCACGTTCAGTGTTTCGCTCCCGCCGTCAACCTACTCTGTAAATGTCACTTTTCCGACAACGATGCAGCTCAACGGCACTACGGTATACGTGGTGTACTACGGTAACAAAACCATTTCACTTGCCTCTTCCGTCTTTACTTCAATAAACACGCTCAGATTTGACGACAACGCCTCCGTAAGCGGCACAGTTTCATGGTATTATGGAAGCGCCGCGAAAGCGTCTGTGACATTCACGGCCATAAACGGTATGGGTCGGAATCAAACAGCTGTGACGACGTCGCAGGGCAGCTATTTTGTGTCTCTGCAGCCTGGAAAGTATCTTGTTTCAGCTGTATCAGGCAGTCCTCTTGGCTCAAACTATACAACAATCTCGGTTACGGTGGGCCAGTCTGCTAACCTGAATCTGACTCTTGCAGAATCTTACAATATTACGGGCCCTGTGACAGTCGCGGGTGCGCGGAGCGTTAATCCTGTAATCGTTTTCAGCAGAGGGGGAACGAGCATCAGCGTGCCGTCTTTTAGCGGCTCCTATTCGGTGGTACTCCCTGCAGGAAACTATTCTGTTACATCGAATTACAGTTTCAGTTCCCAGGGCACTGTATACCGCTATGCGTATGAGGGCAATATGACCGTTTCATCTTCCCTGTACAACCCTGTAACACTCAACATCCAGCCATACCACTCGCTTAAGCTGAAGCTGCTGTCGGTCAGCAGGACGCCTGACACGACAGGTTTTTCTCAGGTAACTCTGCAGCTGAAAAATGACGGTGATGTTCCGTCATCATTTGCGATGAGGATTGCCTCCAACGGCTGGGCAGGAACTTTCAGCCCGCTCGCGGGAACGCTTGGCACAGGCAATAATTCCACAGCGATAGTTACCGCTTCTCTTTATCCCACGAGCGGGGTCGGAGGGGGAAACTCAACCGTATACCTGCAGGCATATTCCACCGCAACGGATACGATATCGACGGCTTCAGTGCAGATATCGGTACCCTCTGTCTACACATTCTACAGCAAATTCGATTTTTACCAGTATGAACAGCAGGGAAGGGTTTTTGCAGTCAACCTTCTGGTCTTCAACACTGGAAATGCAGCCGCCAACTTCACGGCGAGCATCAGCAACTTTGCCGAACTCAGTCAGGAAGGCTGGACAGGAGGCATATCAACCGCCGAATCCGGGCCGTTTAATTCCGGCTCCGTCACATTCTCCGTTCCGGCCGGGCAGAACCAGTCCATTACCATCTCGCTTACCGCCAGCAGCTCAACGACCCCCGATATGGTCCCTATATCATTCACCGTAACAAATTCGAACACGAATAAGTCAGCTTCCATGGCGGTCCCGATAAGCCTGCCAAGCCCTGTGGTGACGCTAAGCGGGATTAAGGTCAGCGGGCATGGCGCCTCCCCGACACCTCTGCCTCTGTTCACTGAAAGGAGAGGTGTAATAATCTTCCTGTTTGCAGCGTTCGTCATCTTTGACGTTTATCTTGCAAAGAAAAAGAGGCTGATCAGGTGA
- the pyrF gene encoding orotidine-5'-phosphate decarboxylase, with amino-acid sequence MPKVNFNRGLILALDETDYRKAMNIVNTVGKYVDAIKLNWPIILANGPQIITEISNHFRVICDFKVSDVPHTNSMVTSAAVKLGASGIIVHGFTGIDAVEACINSAHGASVFLVVEMSNPGSADFGQRFADELAGMAVQLRVDGVVAPATRPERIKHFRSLLGKMPILAPGVGAQGGDAREAITNGADALIVGRSIYGSSEPLDVVNTYLSEIQSGREAIAKN; translated from the coding sequence ATGCCGAAGGTCAATTTCAATAGGGGCCTGATACTTGCGCTGGATGAAACGGATTACAGGAAGGCCATGAATATTGTCAATACTGTTGGGAAATACGTTGATGCAATCAAGCTCAACTGGCCTATAATTCTGGCCAACGGACCACAGATAATCACTGAAATATCCAACCATTTCCGCGTAATCTGCGATTTCAAAGTATCTGATGTCCCGCATACAAATTCTATGGTGACATCGGCTGCCGTAAAACTCGGGGCGTCCGGCATTATTGTTCACGGTTTCACAGGCATTGATGCGGTGGAGGCATGCATAAACAGTGCGCATGGTGCGTCTGTATTCCTCGTTGTTGAAATGTCAAATCCCGGATCAGCAGATTTTGGCCAGCGCTTCGCGGATGAACTCGCCGGTATGGCCGTCCAGCTCAGGGTTGACGGTGTAGTCGCCCCTGCAACCAGACCGGAACGCATAAAGCATTTCAGGAGCCTTCTGGGGAAGATGCCCATACTTGCTCCCGGCGTTGGAGCGCAGGGCGGTGATGCGCGGGAGGCTATAACAAATGGAGCTGACGCACTTATAGTGGGAAGGAGCATTTACGGATCGTCAGAACCGCTGGATGTTGTAAATACTTATCTTTCAGAGATACAGTCGGGGAGGGAAGCCATCGCTAAAAACTAG
- a CDS encoding GNAT family N-acetyltransferase, producing the protein MEKADCVIRELNWNDMDDIVENYYSYYDELEHSPDLGLTLFNSKPTYEDEIKWFSALYSDIIKRDGFASVAERNGKVVGLCEIRAMTVRECVSHIGTLGIAIHRDSRGIGIGERLLKRTIDSSRDRFEMIILDVFTTNVTARRLYSRLGFRSMGVLPNAVKRNQRYYDEERMYLSLK; encoded by the coding sequence ATGGAAAAGGCAGACTGCGTGATAAGGGAGCTGAACTGGAACGACATGGATGACATTGTGGAAAACTACTATTCTTATTATGATGAACTGGAGCACAGTCCTGATTTAGGTCTCACCCTGTTCAATTCGAAACCCACCTATGAGGATGAGATAAAATGGTTCTCGGCCCTCTACTCTGACATAATCAAACGGGACGGTTTCGCATCGGTCGCAGAAAGAAATGGAAAGGTTGTCGGGCTGTGTGAGATTCGGGCGATGACTGTGAGGGAATGTGTATCGCACATCGGAACTCTTGGAATAGCCATCCACAGGGACAGCAGGGGAATAGGAATAGGTGAGAGGCTATTGAAAAGGACGATAGATTCCTCCCGGGATCGTTTTGAAATGATCATTCTTGACGTATTTACCACCAATGTAACAGCGAGGCGCCTTTACTCAAGGTTGGGTTTCAGAAGCATGGGCGTTCTGCCTAATGCAGTGAAACGAAACCAAAGATATTACGATGAGGAGAGAATGTACTTGTCACTGAAATAG